CTCCTGGCCCACCCCGACCAGCGCGACCTGCTCATGGCCGACCCGGGCCTCGCCCCCGCCGCGGTCGAGGAGATCCTGCGCATGGTGGTGACGAGCCTGCACGGCCTGCCCAGGTACGCCCACGAGGACATCGAGTTCGGCGGCCGTACGATCCGCAAGGGCGAGGCCGTCGTGATCCTCACGGGGGTGGCCAACCGGGACGAGCGGATCTATCCGGATCCGGATGTGTTCGACATCCGCCGTCCGCAGCCCGAACCGCACCTGAGCTTCGGGTACGGCCCGCGCTTCTGCATCGGCGCGAGCCTGGCCAGGGTCGAGCTCGAGGCCGTGTTCGCCAGGCTGTTCCAGCGCCTCCCCACCCTGCGGCTGGCCGTGCCCATGGAGGAGCTGCCCCGCAACGAGGGGAGGATCGCGGACGGCTTCGACCGGCTTCCGGTCACCTGGTGAGTGATCAGGTCGTGTAGCGCTCGACGCTGACGACGCGCTCGCCCGCCCTGTGCAGCACGGCGAACGCGCCCTTGCGCAGATGCACGCCCTGGCCGCTCAACGTCCTGACCAGCTCGGGCAGCACCTTGCGGTGGCTGCACACGGCCGCGGGCACCGCGATCCGGCTGACCAGGTCGGTCGTCGTGTCCGGGTCGTAGCTCTCCTCGCCGAGCAGCGGCTCGGGCTTGATCTCCGCCCCGACTCCGGCCGCGTACGGCTCCAGGGTCTGGACGCACCGGGCGGTGGGTGAGCTGATCAGCAGCTCGGGCCGGTAGGCGGGCAGCGCGGTGACCAGGTTCGCCGCCTGGGACCGGCCGTCGGCGTCGAGCGGGCGCAGCGCGTCGTCGTCCTGCCACTCGTTCCTGGAGCCGGCCGAGCCGTGCCGTACGAGCACGAGGGGCACCGTCTCGAGCGGGGCGGCCCGCAGCGCGCGCAGCAGCCCCACGTCCCATTCGTACGTCAGCAGCCGCCTGGCCTCCTCAACCGGCAGCCAGCGCAGCTCGTCCACCTCATCGTCGCCGGGGGAGAACCCGTCGTCGCCGGCCACCCGCGCCACCCAGTAGTCCACCCGCTTGAGCCGGCCGGCGCTGAGGTAGTGGACGGGCGGCAGCGCGCGGCCGAGCAGCACGGTCAGGCCCGTCTCCTCGTTCACCTCGCGCAGGGCGGCGGCGATCTCGTGCTCTCCAGACTTCAGCTTGCCCTTGGGGAAGGTCCAGTCGTCGTAGGTCGGTCGGTGGATGACGGCAACCTCGGGGCGGCTCTCCTCGCCCCTCCAGACCACGGCTCCGGCGGCGCGGAGCAGGTCAGTCATCAACGGTCCTCCAGCGGCGCGTGCCGATGAGATGGCTCTGGGGGTCCTCTCCCGGATGGCGGGCCCACGTGCCATCGGAGTTGAGCCACCACGC
The nucleotide sequence above comes from Nonomuraea helvata. Encoded proteins:
- a CDS encoding NUDIX hydrolase; translation: MTDLLRAAGAVVWRGEESRPEVAVIHRPTYDDWTFPKGKLKSGEHEIAAALREVNEETGLTVLLGRALPPVHYLSAGRLKRVDYWVARVAGDDGFSPGDDEVDELRWLPVEEARRLLTYEWDVGLLRALRAAPLETVPLVLVRHGSAGSRNEWQDDDALRPLDADGRSQAANLVTALPAYRPELLISSPTARCVQTLEPYAAGVGAEIKPEPLLGEESYDPDTTTDLVSRIAVPAAVCSHRKVLPELVRTLSGQGVHLRKGAFAVLHRAGERVVSVERYTT